The Perognathus longimembris pacificus isolate PPM17 chromosome 3, ASM2315922v1, whole genome shotgun sequence nucleotide sequence AAGCCATCTATTCCTTGCACTAACATCTATGTTACTGTAAGCAAAACTTAAGAGACCCAGAGATATGTGTGCGTTGcactttccagaaaaaaaacaaaacctaatagTATACAAACATTGAAAGAACTTCAGCTAATTTGCTAAATAAATGTCTAGCCAGATATGCATTTCACCAAGTCACTGCCATTTTAGACGACGCCATTTCATACCATTGATCACTGCTGGTTGTTGCCTCTAGCAAAGTCTGATAGGCAAGCTCCATTAATTTCTTCACAGACTCACTGATGCGGCATATGGGCAAAGAAAAGGAATGCTGGTCCAATGCATTCTCGGGCTCTAAGTTCACTTCGTGGTACTGAATTCTGGACACTGGTACTGAATTCTGTACTTTTTGCTTGTTATCCTCATCAGGACTAGGCAAGTCTGGCACAGTTAACTGAGAATCAGGAGTGATCTAAGATCCaaccagaaacagaaaaatgcatTGTTTTCAGAACGGTTAAAATGTAAGTacacagcaaaaagcaagacaccTGTCACTTCTGTGATGCTAAAGCTATGGTTTTGGTGACTAAAAGACCTGAACAGACACAGTGTGCTTTTAATTACTGTTCAGTCGTGAGAACATGCCATAATAAGTAAGCAAAATGTGTGTAACATTCTTATACATATTCTTCATCTTGGAGGAAACAGCAAAGCTATGCTACCAGACTCAAGATTTCAGGTAAATGGAAAGGCCTTAAAAAGTCATCTTTCATTAACTAGACTATTAAATTATTAAGACTGCCACAAATCAATATTCCATTACCTAACAAATTATTTCACACCAGCCACATGTGTTAGTCTAAGAAAAAAACTAATTCAGactccaaaaaccaaaacaaatttaAACACTCAaagtcaggcatcagtggctcacatctgtaatcctagctacttaggaggctaagatctgaggattgtggttcaaagccagccccagctaaaagtccccttgagactcttatctccaattaaccaccaaaaaaacaaaaaacaaagtagtgttttagctcaaagtggtacagagcttgagcaaaaggagctcagggacggtgcccaagccctgagtttaatccccaggactaacaaaaaaaagacagaaaacactcCCCCCAAAAACCAAAGACTTCTCCAAAAActtatataaaatgaaaactcCAAGACTTAATTAGGACTAAATGAAAGAACACTGAGCTGTAAAATCTGGGAGCAGTGAATTTACAACCTAACTCCTATTAGTCATTTTTAACCTTTCTGGATGTTTTCATGAATAATGGCTTTCAAAACGTGTTTCTCATAGATGCCTCAGAGGCTAaacaaaaggaggaagaaagatcaAGCATGTGGAGGAAGTAAGGAagtgagctccccccccccatctgcatGAACAATAGCTCTACTCTCACACACTGGACCTCCAATGGGAAACGTTCCAGACCTAATACTTCCTAATAACAGCAAATCACTCTGAGCTCACTATTTTTGAGACAATTATTAGAGGCCtttcagtcatgcctataattatatttttttcatcaGCATTCTGCAAAGCCATAACTGTTGAATACCTGGGTCCATGATACTTTTCTTACACTTTATAACCGCCTTCAGAAGTAGATGCTATTATACCATATATGGATTAGGAAGCTAAGCCTATATTTAAACTTGGAATATTTACTATTAGAAAGCAGtgtcctttcatttatttttttttttcaaatgtcctTTCATTTAATCCCAAGTAAATCTTGgagttttcattttatataagTATTAGGgagactttttgttttcttatggaACATGCATTTAGTAAGTACTGTATTATTCAATATATGTAAGATTTTCAAAAATGCTCAGAATTATCAAAGGTAAAGGATTAAATTGTTCACCATGTAAATTAATTATTCCACTGCCTTTGGAAATGATTATTTACACTATCTTTTTGGTtactttctttattattttaacctCAAAACTAACCCCTTTATTAAGCCTAGGAGAGGAAGTTAAAAGTTCACAACAGGATATAACCTCTGGACATAATAAAACTCCAAGTATACACATCATAAAATTGTATAATAAAACTTCAAGTAATAAAGATGAGAATAATCCACTGTCTAATATCAACAAATGTAATCTATTAAAGATATGCACATTCTTAATTTACACAATGTTTCCAAGCTCTGGGAATTCtgtatgcatctttttttttttttggccagtactgggccttggactcagggcctgagcactgtccctggcttcttcccgctcaaggctagcactctgccacttgagccacagcgccgcttctggccgttttctgtatatgtggtgctggggaatcgaacctagggcctcgtgtatccgaggcaggcactcttgccactaggctatatccccagccctctgtatgCATCTTAAAAATTAGCTGCTCCCAAACAACAATGTAATACACCCCCAGCACCTTGACAGTGTTGTGAATTTCAGAGGTCATTAGGTTTCTGGCTGTCACAATCACATCCTGGCACTTCTTGTTAGCAAAATGAGAATTGATATTACGAGCATATTTCAATAAATCAGTAGTATCTCCTTTTAAAAACCTCATGCCCTTTAAGGCATTTTCAAATTCTTCAGTGGACTGTATGATCTGagagagaaaaacattaaaaaaaatatattgtgagAATTATAGTTACCCCTCAGTACACATGAGAAATTCACTCCATGACACTTCTCAAATACTACAATCAGTGAGTGTACAAATCCCATATATTAAAAAGTACAGCACTGGTTATAACCTATGTATATCCTCCTATATGAGGTTAGCCATCTCTGCATTACTCAAACTACTACATACAATGTtgtgtaaatagttgttatataTTACCATTTAAGgagaatgacaagaaaaaaatctttacataTTCCAAACATTTTCAGTCTCCAGTTGGTGAAATTTGAAATCTAGACATGAAATATCAACTGCACACATATTTTGATGTTAAAATTTCAAAGCTAAATAAATCATCAATTACTAGGTTTTACAATATTATCGTTTTCAAGCCTTAAATTCATTAGTATGAATGTTTTCAACAGGACTTTCTGACTTTGCTAAAGGTATAAAGATCTTCTAAAGTAAATATGTGATACAATAACTTCAATAGCTGATACAAgaataaaatgaacataaataTACTTCCCCAATTAAAGAGGTAGGAAGCCAGAAGAAAAACAGTTATAAAGAATTTGTTTCTACTCCTGATTAACAATTTTCATAAAGACAAAAGCTAAGAACAAAAGATACGCAAGGCGCAAGAGAGCAATGGGAATCAAGCGTGCTAAGATGTGGGCTAGCTCTGCTCCTTACCTCCTTATATTGCTGTAGTTTGCTGCTATTGGTTGGAATAGAATGAACCAAGCAGTTTTTGATGAGGCACTCAGACAAGTCCTCCCAGATCACATCCCCAAGCATCTCCGCCAAGACAATCGTAGGTACCTCTTCATTTTCTAAGTCAGGGTCAAGAGGCAAATCTGAATTCAAAAGATGAAGTTTTAAACAGGAAGTCAATCATAGTCTCAACATATTCTTAGGTTCTTAACTTCTCTGGAAttcttgaattttaaaatagGAGGGAAAACATATATAACTCCGCACGATATCTGAATGTTTATCTTAAGTAAAATACCAACAATCATTTAGAAGTCTCCTCTGTACATCTCATAGCTTTTTTTTGCAACACACTTTGAGGACACTGTGTTTAGAATACTCTATTAAGCAAGTTAATACTAATTAAAAACCAATCGTCAATGCAGAAGTAAAAGTAATCACAAAAGGAACCCACTATTTTAAATCTAGTTCTAATTCACCAAGAAGGTGACCATAATGTCTAAAACACCCAGTGTCTAAAGTCCAGGATGAAAACTACACACCATTTTGCTGCTGAGCACTTAAAATGTAGCTAACGTGACTGAGggactttttaagtttttagtaaTTAAAACATAAATCTAAATAAACTTGTTTCTACTAGGCAAATATAAAGATCTAACCAATAGGCTGAATATAATCTGAAATGTCATTGATTTCTCACGTTCAACCTAGTCTGGTCAGGCTGTTGCCacgtacctgtaatcccaacattctGAGAAAGGTGGGGCATGTGAATcatgatcaaagccagcctgaattaCATAactgagaacctatctcaaaaaaagtGGGGCCAGAagacaggcactgatggctcacacctgtcatcctagctattcaggaggttgagatctgaggaacatggttcaaagctagcctgggcagaaaagtccccatgagactctcatctccaattaaccaccagaaaactggaagtggtgctgtggctcaaagtggttagagtgctGGTCTTTAGCGCAAAATCTCAGGAACAACagtcagacactgagttcaagtccacagcccaacaaaataaaaatgaggatggtggtgggggtgggaatgCCAGTGAAATATTCTTAATACATACAAAGCAGCACCTGATTCATTTCTCCTTCTATAACTAATCCAAGAGTCCCAAAATGTACTGTTACTAGAAGTTAGGGAGgagtatataaaataacattacaAACAGAATGTGTGATATTACTAATGACCAGATTTTCAATACAAGACAGAGAGAAAATGCATAGTAGGCAAGGAATAAGAAAGCAGTTACTTTGCTCCTGTGGCCTAACTTACTTCTGATCCCCCTTCATTCATGTTATGGTTATTCCTACTTTattatttgcttttgaaaaaCAGCATTTACTTCTGATAAACGCATCTCTTCGAGGATACATACCGAGAAGATGTTTCTGGAGCACTTCCAGTACCAGTCGTATCTTTGTAAAAACTTCAGATGGTGATGGATGTTCTAAGTCAGTCACCAGGGAGTCAAACCGAATAATAACTGTAttaggctggctttctatcactgcATGAATGGACGGGCAAGATGCCAAAGGCCTGAGGATATGCTTTAGCAGCATCTGACCTGAAAAACCATATGAGCACTCATCAAAACCTACTGCAAGAAACCTCCAGAGTCAGCCTGACCAAAATCCATGCATCCCTGAGCCTTGTAACCCAAAAACACATAAATAGATCCAAACCCAAAATAAAATACGTAACTCCTTTTGACGAGTCAAAAGGCCAAACACTGTCACTAATGGTCTCTAGACAGTAGTTCATAATCTTTGCTGCCATTACTTAACTCCCAGCTGTCTGAGATTTCATGtgaaagaagcaaaacagaagGCTTTACCAAATGCTTTGAGCTTGATGTGTAGTTCTCCAAGAATAGAAAATGCCAAGAGGACAGAACGGATGGGGGGCCTGAGGGCCTCCTTGTCTTCGCTGGGTTGTTCAGTGCGTAAATGAAGTTCTGTTTGCAGGTAAGATTCTAAGCCGCCGGTATctaaaaaaaaaggggaaaatcagcTCCCTCGGCAACCTGAGACATTCCCACCTCTACTTCTCACCGCTCTCCACTGAGATGCCTAGATGTGCCATTCCATTACAGTATACTTCTAATGAAACCTACTGCTTATTATGATATATGTCTTTTGTATCACGTCTAACATGTGAACTTTCTTTCTGGTATACCCAAAGAATAAAGTAAGtgcaaaaggaaaatgattttcctaaaaaaaaaatacttattaaaCACATATTGAATGACTAAAGGAAAGTAGGACTAAAAAATGAGCTCCTAGTTTCATAGACCTTCTACCGTGAGAACAGCCTTGTCAGACAAGTTTAACAGGAAGGGTGCGTTATAACAGTTCAACACCCCTACCAGCTTCTAGTAATTTATAGTCTACTTGAGAATAATATCTAAAAATTTTCAACATTACTTCCTTCaagatatgtgatatatatgttcatgtatatgtacacatgtgcatacattatgtacatatacatagatGTAAATATAACGTACTTGATGTACTTGGGGGGTAAACTGAATATATGAAATAGAGCATAGAAGGAGACTGTGAGGTTTTCTCCGAAATACACTAAAGTTAAACAACAGTGCTGGAAAAGACACCGTATGTAATAGCAAGTCCCGAGGTCTTATTCTCAGAGCAAACATCATGTCGAAGGCAGAGAGGCCAAGTAGCACAAATAAAAACCAGGGCCACAGTAATATTTCTTCATCTTCTAAAGCAAGCCATCTCATGATTTCATCACCCATTTTCCCCAAGGACTAAAAAACAATTAAGCCAAACCGCTTTTCTATGAAAAACATACTGCCTCCTTTCCTCAAGAGAAAGAATGGCTGAATGGCTTCTTTAAGCTATTTATTCATGATGACGGACTGGAATTAGGGCTGTTAGTGAATTTCCACTGTCTCACAAATTGTTACTACCTCCTCTACCACACCTCACGTATCAACCCCCAAAGGCCCTCCCTAGATTTcttagagaaagagacagaaagagggaaaCATGGCAGGAGAGAGAGGGCCCCTCAGGGAATCAGATAAATGGTCCTGACATTTTGTTTAATGTGAGAACTcaacaaagacttggaaaactaCTAAACAAAACCGTCTCCTTTCTTATCTTGCAATACAAGCTATTTAGAACATGTTCATAGGCCCAAAGCATTCAGgcagattaagcaaagcagtccACCTGAGGCCAGCAGCACCTTTTGATGGCGGGAACTTCCACACAATCAGCTTCTGCCACTCCTCCCCAAGGTGATACAGGATGTTCTGCTTCTGTATTGTGAGCTCCATGCTGAGAGACTTCAACATTTTTAAATCAAAGCACTTTCTGGATTTTAATAATGTCAAGCATTTCTGTGCCTGGCAATGTAATGGAAGTGTCATTAAACATTTTATCTGGATTCACAGCAATTAGAATATACTTGCATAATGATGAAGAATACAAGGAACACAGAATATCCCCAAAGGAAGGAAAGCACTAATTTTGGTCATGCTTTAGTACCTCTTCCAGATGCTGAGCAGCTGTAATGTACTTCTTCTCTGTTAATGCACAATTATAATCTTCAATACCAGTAGAAAACTGAAAAGGTAAggtcaaattattattattgttgttgttattattattattctatgtCCTATTATTTCAGGCCTGTCTGCTTTCAAagtatgggggaaaaaaacccaccattTAGTCAGGGACTATGCACTAAACAATAAACCaattggaaaaaatgaaaaaaactttCTTACTACTAGAACACTAAAGTTCAGACTGGGTTTACTAACCTCTTGTAACTGTTTAAGCAAGCTTAGGACTACTGAGTCTCTTTCCAACTGTTGTTTCAAGTCTGTAAATTCAGCAGTCGATACATGAAGATCCCG carries:
- the Zw10 gene encoding centromere/kinetochore protein zw10 homolog — translated: MASFVTEVLAQSGSLEKEDLGTRISRLTRRVEEIKGEVFNMISKKYSEFLPSMQNAQDLVTQVDKLSTDIDLLKSRIESEVRRDLHVSTAEFTDLKQQLERDSVVLSLLKQLQEFSTGIEDYNCALTEKKYITAAQHLEEAQKCLTLLKSRKCFDLKMLKSLSMELTIQKQNILYHLGEEWQKLIVWKFPPSKDTGGLESYLQTELHLRTEQPSEDKEALRPPIRSVLLAFSILGELHIKLKAFGQMLLKHILRPLASCPSIHAVIESQPNTVIIRFDSLVTDLEHPSPSEVFTKIRLVLEVLQKHLLDLPLDPDLENEEVPTIVLAEMLGDVIWEDLSECLIKNCLVHSIPTNSSKLQQYKEIIQSTEEFENALKGMRFLKGDTTDLLKYARNINSHFANKKCQDVIVTARNLMTSEIHNTVKITPDSQLTVPDLPSPDEDNKQKVQNSVPVSRIQYHEVNLEPENALDQHSFSLPICRISESVKKLMELAYQTLLEATTSSDQCAVQLFYSVRNIFHLFHDVVPTYHKENLQKLPQLAAIHHNNCMYIAHHLLTLGHQFRLRLAPILCDGTATFVDFVPGFRRLGTECFLAQMRAQKGELLERLSSARSFSNMDDEENYSAATKAIRQVLHQLKRLGIVWQDVLPVNIYCKAMGTLLNTAISEIISKITALEDISTEDGDKLYSLCKTVMDEGPQVFAPLSEESKNKKYQEEVPVYVPKWMSFKELMMILQANLQEIGDRWADGKGPLATAFSSSEVKALIRALFQNTERRAAALAKIK